Proteins from a genomic interval of Pseudodesulfovibrio nedwellii:
- a CDS encoding DUF2721 domain-containing protein: protein MQISVTTPALLFPAISLFMLAFTNRFLSLGSRIRNLHDQYRDSKDDSIREQIENLRVRVHMIRHMQGFGVMSMLACIFSMVSIFQDWMLAGQFLFGTSLLFLIISLIISFLEIRISIEALNILLKDMEQK from the coding sequence ATGCAAATATCCGTGACCACGCCGGCTCTACTTTTCCCGGCCATATCGCTTTTCATGCTCGCTTTTACCAACCGCTTCCTGTCATTAGGAAGCCGTATCCGCAACCTGCATGATCAATATAGGGATTCAAAAGATGACTCCATTCGTGAACAGATCGAGAACCTGCGGGTACGAGTTCACATGATCCGCCACATGCAGGGCTTCGGAGTCATGTCCATGCTTGCCTGCATATTTTCCATGGTTTCCATTTTTCAAGACTGGATGCTCGCAGGACAATTCCTTTTTGGTACCAGTCTACTTTTTCTCATCATTTCACTTATCATCTCTTTTCTGGAAATCCGCATTTCCATAGAAGCCCTAAATATTTTGCTCAAAGATATGGAGCAGAAATAG